A genomic stretch from Nitrospirota bacterium includes:
- a CDS encoding CGNR zinc finger domain-containing protein: MKKSKENRMAGYKEKAGNKRKPTKYYPLSNTSRYLMHLVNIVWQEFMTENFDVANVAGKPTTIAGLFKELNSKDMRKRYWLNRFPSPEALNFSVEALCEHWPRPLLETIFVLSLEAGNVRSLRKSTKERMNALLKALHPNTSPDKYVRLWYGERFSGMPFYLKYLNGSRTLAPDYDREDPVKTLWAWIATLLVEIDSRKDRLKVCEFDDPKLVGVCLNMFWDESKNKRKKYCDETDCKKARLRQKVSAWRKNRKTDHG; the protein is encoded by the coding sequence ATGAAAAAAAGTAAAGAAAATCGCATGGCTGGTTACAAGGAAAAAGCAGGCAACAAACGGAAACCTACAAAGTATTATCCTCTATCAAATACCTCACGCTATTTGATGCATCTTGTTAATATTGTGTGGCAGGAATTTATGACAGAGAATTTTGATGTTGCAAATGTAGCGGGTAAGCCAACTACCATTGCTGGTCTCTTTAAAGAACTTAATAGTAAGGATATGCGGAAAAGATACTGGCTTAATCGCTTTCCATCACCGGAAGCTCTCAATTTCAGCGTGGAAGCATTATGCGAACACTGGCCTCGGCCATTACTGGAAACAATATTTGTTCTTTCCTTAGAAGCTGGTAATGTGAGATCATTAAGGAAATCTACTAAGGAAAGAATGAACGCCTTATTAAAAGCACTTCATCCAAACACTTCCCCGGATAAATATGTACGGTTGTGGTATGGAGAGAGATTCAGCGGCATGCCCTTCTATCTAAAATATCTTAATGGCAGTCGAACCCTTGCCCCAGATTATGACAGAGAAGACCCTGTTAAAACCCTATGGGCCTGGATAGCCACGCTCTTGGTTGAAATAGATAGCAGAAAAGACCGGTTAAAAGTCTGTGAGTTTGACGATCCCAAGCTGGTGGGAGTATGCCTGAATATGTTCTGGGATGAATCAAAGAACAAGAGAAAAAAATACTGCGACGAGACAGATTGCAAGAAAGCACGATTACGGCAAAAAGTCTCCGCATGGAGAAAAAACAGGAAGACTGACCACGGATGA
- a CDS encoding helix-turn-helix domain-containing protein encodes MLTIREAAKRLGLQETSLRKFIRQGRIPVVRVWGAVRVRPEDIEQIIRDGYREAKHD; translated from the coding sequence ATGTTAACAATTAGAGAGGCAGCAAAAAGGTTGGGACTCCAGGAAACATCGCTCCGAAAGTTCATCAGGCAAGGCCGGATACCGGTTGTCCGGGTCTGGGGGGCGGTTCGGGTTAGGCCGGAAGACATTGAGCAGATAATCCGAGACGGATATAGAGAGGCGAAACATGACTGA